In Paenacidovorax monticola, the genomic window CGCCTCGGACATCGCCGAGCGTGGCCTCACGCGCGCGCAGGACGTGGCCGTGCGCATGCCCGGCGTCACCGAGGCGCCCGCGCCCGGCAACGGCGGCACCAGTCTTGTGGCGCGCGGCTTCGCGGGCCACAACTCGGTGGCGCAGCTCGTGGACGGCACGCGGCTCGTGGTGGCCACGGGCACGGTGAGCTACCCGTTCTCCACCTGGCCCCTGGAGTCGGTCGAGGTGCTGCGGGGACCGGCGTCGGTGCTGTACGGCGATGGCGCCATCGGCGCGGCCGTGAACTACGTGACCAAGCGCCCGGTCTTCGGGGCCCCGCAGCGCGAGGCCTTCGTGAGCGTGGGCTCGTTCGGCACCGTGCAGGGCGGCGTGGGGCTGCGAGGCCCCGTCAGCGAGGTGCTGGCCTACTCGGTATACCTTGACGCCGAGAAGAGCGACGGCTACCGCCCGCTCATGGATACGCAGCGCCACAACTACGCGCTGGCCCTGGCCTTGCGCGCGAGCCGCGACCTGAACGTGACGCTCTCGTTCGACGGCGGCGTGAACGACGATGCGCGCTACTTCGGCACGCCGTTGCGCAACGGCGTGCTCGACGGGCGCCTGCGGCGCACCAACTTCAACGTGGCCGACTCGGTGGTGCGCTACGACGACCGCATGCTGCGCGCCAAGGTCGAGTACGAGGCCGGCGGCGGTGTGCGCCTGCGCAACGAGACCTACCGTTTCACGGCCGACCGCCACTGGCGCAACACCGAGTCCTATGCCTTCAACGCCGCGGGCACCCGCGTGAACCGCGGCGACTACGTGGAGATCCTGCACGACCTGCAGCAGACGGGCAACCGTTTCGACGCGGTCTTCGACGGCCACCTGGCGGGTCTGAAGAATCGCCTCGTCGCGGGCCTGGACTGGTACAGCACGCGCTACCTCAACACCAGCAACTCGCCCTACGGTGGCGCAAGCGTGGTGGACCCGTACGGCTTCGACCCCGGCCTGTTCCAGAGCCCCGTGCCCACCACGCCGGCACGCCGCTCCACGCTGAGGACCACGGCCCTGTTCGCCGAGAACGCGCTCGACCTCGGTCCGCACTGGAAGCTCGTGGCGGGCCTGCGCGCCGACCGCATGGAGCTGGACACCACCGACCTGCGCACCGGCGTGGCCCTGTCCAAGCGTTACACGCCCGTCACTGGCCGCCTGGGTGCCGTGTGGTCCCCCAGCGAGGCGCTGTCGCTCTACGGCCAGTTCAGCACCGGCACCGATCCGCTCAGCGGCGCACTGTCGCTGCCCGGCGGCGGCAACACGTTCGATTTGACCAAGGGCCGCCAGGCCGAAGTGGGGGCCAAGGGAGCCGTGCCCGCCGTGCGCGGCGAATGGACCGTGGCGCTCTACAAGACCGAGAAGCGCAACCTGCTCTCGCGCGATGCCACGAACCCAGCCATCACGCAGCAGGTCGGCCAGCAGTCCTCCACCGGCATCGAGCTGGCGTTTGCCGCCGAGCCCGTGCGCGGCTGGACCATCGACGCCAACGCCGCCTTCCTGCGCGCGCGCTACGACGCGTTCCAGGAGCTGGTGGCGGGCAGCCTGGTCTCGCGCAACGGCAACACGCCCACGGGCGTGCCCGAGCGCACGGCCAGCCTCTGGACGGCCTGGCGCTTCCTGCCCCAATGGCAGGCCGGCCTGGGCGCGCGCTACGTGGGCGCGCGCCAGGGCAATGCGGCCAACACCGCGCAACTGCCGTCGTACACGGTGCTGGACGCCTCGCTGGCCTACGAGCCGTCGCGCACGCTGCAGTTCGCCCTGGCCGTGAAGAACCTGACCGATCGCGACTACGCCCTGTCGGGCACGGCCAACGTGCGCTGGCTGCTGGGTGCGCCGCGCACGGTGCAGCTCACTGCGCGCGCCCGCTTCTGACGCCCGCCGCGCACCACGACCCTGGGGTGGCCCGCCGATGAAAAAGACCCTCATCTTCCTGCACAAGTGGCTGGGCGTGGCGCTGGCGCTGTTCTTCCTGATGTGGTTCGCGAGCGGCGTGGTGCTGTACTTCGTTCCCTTTCCCGGCCTTACGCAGGCCGAGCGCCTCGCCGCGCTGCCGCCTCTGCGCCTGGGCGAAGGGTGCTGCCTGGCGGCTGGCGACGCGGCCCGGCGCGCGGGGCTGCGGCCCGTGGCGGGTGGCGAGGCGCGCCTGGGCATGCTGGGCGACCTGCCGGTGTGGCGCCTGCAGGCCAGCGCGCAGGCCGGGAGTGGGGAGGGGACGGGGCAGGCGCCTGCGCGCTGGCATGCGCTCGATGCGCGCAGCGGCGCCCTGCTGGCCCCGCTGTCCATGGCGCAGGCCATCGCCGTGGCCGAAGCCTTCAGCGGCCGCCGCGCCACGGGTGCCGAATGGGTGGAGCGAGACCAGTGGACCGTGCCCCAGGGACTGGACGCGCACCGTCCGCTCGCCAAGGTGGCGCTGGACGGCGGCGATGGGCTGGAGCTGTACGTGTCGCCGGGCGCGGCCGAGGTGGTGCGCGACACGCGCCGCGCCGAGCGCTTCTGGAACTGGCTGGGTGCCGTGCCGCACTGGATCTATCCCACGGTGCTGCGGCAGTTCCCGAAGGCGTGGCACCAGGTGGTGGTGTGGTTGTCGATCCCCGGCGTGCTGCTGGCGGCCACGGGCCTGGTGCTTGGCGTCTGGCAGCTGTTCCTGAACCGGCGGCGCTGGATTCCGTACCGCAAGTTCTGGCTGCGCTGGCACCACATCGCGGGCTTGGTGGCGGCAGTGTTCACGCTGACCTGGATGTTCTCCGGGCTCCTGTCGATGAACCCCTTCGGCGTGTTCGGCGCCGCCGCAGCGGCGGCTCCGGTGCGCGCCCAATGGGCCGGAGGGCCGGCCGCCGCCGTGCGCGCGCCCGGTGAGGCCGTGGCGCTGGCCGAGGCCCGGGGGCTGCAGGCCCTGGAGCTGGACTTGCTGCGCGCGGCGGACCAGGCCTGGTACCGGGTGCGCGGGCGGGACGCGCAGGGCGCCCTGTCGCAATGGCTGGTGCGCGCAGATGGCCCCGAGGCCACCGTGGCCCGGGCCCTGCCCGATGCCCTGGTGCAGGAGCGCCTGCGCGCGCTGCGCCCCGGTGCGGGGGCGCCGGCCGTCGAGAAACTCGAGGCCTACGACGATCTCTACTACGGCCGGCGCGCGGACGGCTCGGCGGCCTTCACCCGGCCGCTGCCCGTGTGGCGTGCGCGCTGGGCCGGGGACGGCGTGGCCGTGTACGCCGACCCGGCCTCGGGCCGCATCGTGCTGTATGCGGACGCGGGCACGGCCTGGCAGCGTGTGCTCTACCACGGCCTGCACAGCCTGGACTTCGCGCCGCTGCGCGAGCGCCCCATGCTGCGCACCGCCCTGGTGGTGGGGCTGTCGCTGCTGGGCCTGGCGCTGTGCGTCACCTCGTGCGTGCTGGCCTGGCGCGTGCTGGCGCCGGGGCGCGCGCGGCGCGCTTCGCGGGCACATGCACCCACTCGCGGTAGGCTTGGCGCATGACGACCCTGCAACTCGACAACGCCTGGACGCTGGTGGCGGCCGTGGCGACCATTCTGCTGGGCATGCGCATCCACCGCGCCTGCCCCGCGCTCGACCGCGCCAACATTCCGCCCGCCGTGTCGGCGGGGCTGCTGCTGTCGGTGCTGCTCGCGCTGTTGCGCGCGGGCGGCATCGTGGACCTGCGCCTGGCGGCCGCGCCGCGCGACGTGCTGCTGCTCGTGTTCTTCGCCTCGCTGGGCTTCGGCGCGCACCTGGGGCGCCTGGCCACGGCGGGCCGGGGCGCGCTGGTGATCTGCCTGGCCGTGGTGCTCGTGGCCGTGGGGCAGAACCTCGCGGGCATGCTGCTGGCCTCGGCCTTCGGCCAGCCTGCCGCGCTGGGCCTGTTCGCGGGCAGCGCGGCCTACCTGGGCGGGCATGGCACGGCCACGGCCTGGGCCAGCGCCGCGCCCGTGGAGGGCGCGCTGGAGGTCGGCCTGGGCAGCGCCACGCTGGGCCTGGTGCTGGGCGGCCTGGTGGCCGGGCCCGTGGCCGCCTGGCTCGCACGGCGCGGCGATGGCGGCTCCGGGGTTGCCGACGCCGCCGGCCTGCCGGTGCCGCACGCCGATGCCCACGACGCGGCCGCGCCCGTGCGGGCCTCGCCGTTCTCGTCGGACCGCTGGCTGCTGCCGCTGCTGGGCCTGCTGGCCTGCGTGGCCGCCGGGCCGCAACTGCGCGCGCTGCTGGCCGCGCAGGGCTGGCAGGCGCCCACTTTCCTGCTGGTGCTGCTCGCGGCCGTGGTGCTCACCAACGGGGTGGATGCCGCGCGGCGGCCCTTCGATACCGAGGCCACCGACCTCGTGGGCACGCTCGCGCTGCGCATCTTCCTGGCCCTGGCCATGCTCGCGCTCGACTGGGCGGAGCTGGCGGGGCAACTGCCGCTGCTGCTGTCGGGCGCGCTCGTGCAGGTCCTGGTCACCGCCGCCGTGGGGCTGGCCGTGGTCTACACGCTGTTCGGGCGCGGGCGCGAAGGGGCCGTGGCCTGCGGTGGCTTCATCGGATTCAGCATGGGGGCCATGCCCATCGGGCTGGCCGTGATGCGCCGGCTGCAGGCCACGTTCGGTGACGCGCCCCGGGCCATGCTGGCCATCACGCTGGCCGCCTCGCTGTTCACCGACACGGCCAATGCGCTGATCCTCACGGCGTTGCTGCGCTGGCTGGGGGTGGCATGACGGGGCTGTGGCAGGTGCTGCCGCTGGCAGAGGGCGGTTGGACCGTGGTGGCCGTGCTGGCTTGCGCGCCGCTGCTGGCTCTGGTGGTCGATGCGCTGTGGGGCGAGCCCCCCGCGCCCGTGCACCCCGTGGTCTGGATGGGGCATGCGCTGGGCTGGTGCGGGGAGCGGCTGGCGCCGCTGTCGCCCCGGGCACAGGATTTCAAGGGTTTCTGGCTGGGGGCGCTTGCGTGGTGCGCGCTGGCTGCTATTGTTTTGGTAGTTTCAGCGGTGCTGCAGTGGTCCACGCTGCAACTGCCCGCGCTGCTGGCCGGGGCGGTGATGGCCCTGCTGCTCAAGCCCTTGCTGGCGTGGCGCATGCTGCGCGGCGAGGTGCTGGCCGTGGAGGCGGCGCTGTCGCAGTCGCTGCCCGCGGGGCGCGAGCGGCTCGCGCGGCTGGTGAGCCGCGACGTGGAGCAGCTCGACGCCGTGCAGGTGCGCGAGTCGGCCATCGAATCGCTGGCCGAGAACCTCAACGACTCGGTGGTCGCGCCGCTGTTCTGGTTTGCGCTGCTGGGCCTGCCGGGCGCCGCGCTGTACCGCTTCGCGAACACGGCCGATGCCATGTGGGGCTACACGGGCATGCGCGGCGGGCGCTACTGGCTGTGGGTGGGCAAGTGGGCCGCGCGCGCCGATGACGTGCTCTCGTGGCTGCCCGCGCGCCTCACGGCACTGCTGCTGGCCCAGGTGGCGCGGGGCCTGGCCTGGCGCGAAGTGGCGCGCCAGGCGCGCAAGACCCCGTCGCCCAACAGCGGCTGGCCCATGGCGGCCATGGCCCTGGCCCTGGGCGTGCGCCTGGCCAAGCCGGGCGTGTACACGCTCAACCGCCGAGGCCGCAAGCCCGGCCCGCTGGACACGCAGCGCGCGGCCAAGCTCGGCTCGCTGGTGGTGCTGGTGCTGGCGCCGCTGGCCGCGGCCCTGGTGTGCCTCGTGGGGGGGTGCTGTGAGCGATTGGTGCGGCGCGCCCACGCATGGCGGCCCCGACGCGCTGGGCGTGCCGCTGCACGACTTCTCGACCAACAGCAACGCCTGTGGGCCGTGCCCCGAGGCGCAGGCCGCCGTGGCCGGGGCCGATGCGGCGCGCTATCCCGACCCGGCCTACACCGCGCTGCGCGCGGCGCTGGGCCGGCTCCATGGCGTGGACGCGGCGCGCGTGCTGATTGCGGGCAGCGCCAGCGAATTCATCCACCGCGCCACGGCCCTGGCCGTGCGCAGCGGCCTGCGGGCCGTGCTGCTGCCCGCCCACAGCTATGGCGACTATGCGCAGGCCGCGCAAGCCTGGGGGCTGGCGCTGCGACGGGCCACAGAGGACGCAGGGCAGGGCCCCGAGGTCGAACCTGTGCTGCACTGGGCCTGCGAGCCCGCGAGCCCGCTGGGCCAGCAAGACCCCGCGCTGCGGGACTGGGACCGCACGCCCTGGATGGCCGGTCTGCGCGTGCTCGACTGCGCCTATGCGCCGCTGCGGCTCGATGCGGGGGAGGGCGCTGAGGGCACCGGGGGCGCGGTGCGCGCCTTTGCCCTCCCGGAGCCCGGTGGTGCCTGGCAGCTGTGGTCGCCCAACAAGGCCCTGGGCCTGACCGGCGTGCGCGCGGCTTACGCCATCGCTCCCGAGGGCGCCGAGGACCGGGTCCAGGCGCTGCGGGCCCTGGCGCCTTCCTGGCCCACGGGCGCGCACGGCGTGGCATTGCTCCAGGCCTGGGCGCAGCCGTCGGTGCAGCAGTGGCTGGCGCGCAGCCGCCCCGTGCTGGGCGGCTGGAAGCGCCAGCAGCTGGCGCTGTGCGCCGAGCTCGGCTGGCCGGTGCGGCCGGGGAGCCTGGCCAATTACTTCGTCGCCCGGCCGCCCGTGGCCGACCTCGCCGGCGCGCTGCAGGCTCTGCGCGCGCAGGGCATCAAGCTGCGCGACTGCGCCTCGTTCGGCCTGCCGGGCCATGTGCGACTCGGCGTGCTGGGGCCACAGGCCCAGCAGGCCTTGCGCCGGGCCTGGCTGGCGCGGCCCTGAGGGC contains:
- a CDS encoding TonB-dependent receptor — encoded protein: MHKHLSPLAFAALAGLAQAAELPTVDVTDTHVSPGGSLGLDLPGTTGSRLGLTPRETPASVSSLGASDIAERGLTRAQDVAVRMPGVTEAPAPGNGGTSLVARGFAGHNSVAQLVDGTRLVVATGTVSYPFSTWPLESVEVLRGPASVLYGDGAIGAAVNYVTKRPVFGAPQREAFVSVGSFGTVQGGVGLRGPVSEVLAYSVYLDAEKSDGYRPLMDTQRHNYALALALRASRDLNVTLSFDGGVNDDARYFGTPLRNGVLDGRLRRTNFNVADSVVRYDDRMLRAKVEYEAGGGVRLRNETYRFTADRHWRNTESYAFNAAGTRVNRGDYVEILHDLQQTGNRFDAVFDGHLAGLKNRLVAGLDWYSTRYLNTSNSPYGGASVVDPYGFDPGLFQSPVPTTPARRSTLRTTALFAENALDLGPHWKLVAGLRADRMELDTTDLRTGVALSKRYTPVTGRLGAVWSPSEALSLYGQFSTGTDPLSGALSLPGGGNTFDLTKGRQAEVGAKGAVPAVRGEWTVALYKTEKRNLLSRDATNPAITQQVGQQSSTGIELAFAAEPVRGWTIDANAAFLRARYDAFQELVAGSLVSRNGNTPTGVPERTASLWTAWRFLPQWQAGLGARYVGARQGNAANTAQLPSYTVLDASLAYEPSRTLQFALAVKNLTDRDYALSGTANVRWLLGAPRTVQLTARARF
- a CDS encoding PepSY domain-containing protein; this translates as MKKTLIFLHKWLGVALALFFLMWFASGVVLYFVPFPGLTQAERLAALPPLRLGEGCCLAAGDAARRAGLRPVAGGEARLGMLGDLPVWRLQASAQAGSGEGTGQAPARWHALDARSGALLAPLSMAQAIAVAEAFSGRRATGAEWVERDQWTVPQGLDAHRPLAKVALDGGDGLELYVSPGAAEVVRDTRRAERFWNWLGAVPHWIYPTVLRQFPKAWHQVVVWLSIPGVLLAATGLVLGVWQLFLNRRRWIPYRKFWLRWHHIAGLVAAVFTLTWMFSGLLSMNPFGVFGAAAAAAPVRAQWAGGPAAAVRAPGEAVALAEARGLQALELDLLRAADQAWYRVRGRDAQGALSQWLVRADGPEATVARALPDALVQERLRALRPGAGAPAVEKLEAYDDLYYGRRADGSAAFTRPLPVWRARWAGDGVAVYADPASGRIVLYADAGTAWQRVLYHGLHSLDFAPLRERPMLRTALVVGLSLLGLALCVTSCVLAWRVLAPGRARRASRAHAPTRGRLGA
- a CDS encoding sodium/glutamate symporter, which produces MTTLQLDNAWTLVAAVATILLGMRIHRACPALDRANIPPAVSAGLLLSVLLALLRAGGIVDLRLAAAPRDVLLLVFFASLGFGAHLGRLATAGRGALVICLAVVLVAVGQNLAGMLLASAFGQPAALGLFAGSAAYLGGHGTATAWASAAPVEGALEVGLGSATLGLVLGGLVAGPVAAWLARRGDGGSGVADAAGLPVPHADAHDAAAPVRASPFSSDRWLLPLLGLLACVAAGPQLRALLAAQGWQAPTFLLVLLAAVVLTNGVDAARRPFDTEATDLVGTLALRIFLALAMLALDWAELAGQLPLLLSGALVQVLVTAAVGLAVVYTLFGRGREGAVACGGFIGFSMGAMPIGLAVMRRLQATFGDAPRAMLAITLAASLFTDTANALILTALLRWLGVA
- a CDS encoding aminotransferase class I/II-fold pyridoxal phosphate-dependent enzyme → MSDWCGAPTHGGPDALGVPLHDFSTNSNACGPCPEAQAAVAGADAARYPDPAYTALRAALGRLHGVDAARVLIAGSASEFIHRATALAVRSGLRAVLLPAHSYGDYAQAAQAWGLALRRATEDAGQGPEVEPVLHWACEPASPLGQQDPALRDWDRTPWMAGLRVLDCAYAPLRLDAGEGAEGTGGAVRAFALPEPGGAWQLWSPNKALGLTGVRAAYAIAPEGAEDRVQALRALAPSWPTGAHGVALLQAWAQPSVQQWLARSRPVLGGWKRQQLALCAELGWPVRPGSLANYFVARPPVADLAGALQALRAQGIKLRDCASFGLPGHVRLGVLGPQAQQALRRAWLARP